From the genome of Streptomyces sp. NBC_01304:
GAAGCTCTTCTCCACCGCCTTGCGCCAGTTGTGGTACTCGCGCTCCTGCTCCGCCTGTCCCATCTGCGGCGACCATTCGGCGTCCCGCTGCCAGTGGGTCTTCAGCTCGTCGGTGTCGTTCCACACGCCGGTCGCGAGCCCGGCCGCGTACGCCGCACCCAGACACGTCGTCTCGGACACCTTCGGCCGGACCACCGGCACGCCGAGGACATCCGCCTGGTGCTGCATCAGCAGATTGTTCTTGGTCATGCCGCCGTCGACCTTGAGCGTCGTGATGTGCACGCCCGAGTCCTGGTACATGGCGTCGACGACTTCGCGCGTCTGCCAGCTGGTCGCCTCCAGCACCGCGCGGGCGAGGTGCGCCTTGGTGACGTACCGCGTCAGACCGGTGATGACACCGCGGGCGTCCGAGCGCCAGTACGGCGCGAACAGGCCGGAGAACGCGGGGACGATGTACGCCCCGCCGTTGTCCTCGACGCTCGCCGCCAGTGGCTCGATCTCGTCGGCGCTGCGGATGATCCCGAGCTGGTCGCGGAACCACTGCACCAGAGCGCCGGTGATCGCTATGGAGCCCTCCAGGCAGTAGACCGGGGCCTCGCCGCCGATCTGGTAGCCCATGGTGGTGAGCAGCCCGTTCTTCGAGGGCACCGGACGGTTGCCGGTGTTGAGGAGCAGGAAGCTGCCGGTGCCGTACGTGTTCTTCGCCTGGCCGGTGTCGTAGCAGGCCTGCCCGAAGATCGCGGCCTGCTGGTCGCCGAGCGCCGAGGCGACCGGCACCCCGGAGAGCTGGCCGACCGCGTTGCCGTACACCTCGGCCGAGGACTTGATCTCCGGCAGGACCGCCTCGGGGACGTTCATGGCCGACAGGATCGACTGGTCCCATTGCAGGGTCTCGAGGTTCATCAGCATG
Proteins encoded in this window:
- the glpK gene encoding glycerol kinase GlpK, translated to MPDQKYVAAIDQGTTSSRCIIFNQDGAIVAVDQREHRQIFPKPGWVEHDATEIWSKVQAVVAGALAKAGLRAEQLSALGITNQRETTVLWDRATGKPVHNAIVWQDTRTAALCNELGGTDGQDRFRDATGLPLASYFSGPKAAWLLDNVPGLRSRAERGEIAFGTIDSWLIWNLTGGTQGGVHVTDVTNAGRTMLMNLETLQWDQSILSAMNVPEAVLPEIKSSAEVYGNAVGQLSGVPVASALGDQQAAIFGQACYDTGQAKNTYGTGSFLLLNTGNRPVPSKNGLLTTMGYQIGGEAPVYCLEGSIAITGALVQWFRDQLGIIRSADEIEPLAASVEDNGGAYIVPAFSGLFAPYWRSDARGVITGLTRYVTKAHLARAVLEATSWQTREVVDAMYQDSGVHITTLKVDGGMTKNNLLMQHQADVLGVPVVRPKVSETTCLGAAYAAGLATGVWNDTDELKTHWQRDAEWSPQMGQAEQEREYHNWRKAVEKSFGWQEDGD